A single genomic interval of Antarcticibacterium arcticum harbors:
- the typA gene encoding translational GTPase TypA, which translates to MTAIKNIAIIAHVDHGKTTLVDKIMYHCHLFRDNENTGDLILDSNDLERERGITITSKNVSVVYKDTKINIIDTPGHADFGGEVERVLNMADGVLLLVDAFEGPMPQTRFVLQKAINLGLKPCVVINKVDKPNCTPEEVHEKVFDLMFELGAEEWQLDFPTVYGSALNNWMSDDPAVQTDSIEPLLDMVLNHVPSPVVSEGTPQMLITSLDFSSFTGRIAIGRLQRGTLKEGMQVALVKRDGTIKKTKIKELFTFEGLGKKKVKEVIAGDICALVGLEGFEIGDTVADVENPEGLKTIAIDEPTMSMLFTINDSPFFGQDGKFVTSRHIKDRLTKELEKNLALRLEETGSADKFLVFGRGIMHLSVLIETMRREGYELQIGQPQVIIREIDGVKCEPVEELTIDLPENVSGKAVEMVTIRKGELLSMETKGERMIIQFMIPSRGIIGLRNQLLTATAGEAIMAHRFREYQPLKGGIPERQNGSLISMEKGKAIPYSIDKLQDRGRFFVEPGEDIYEGQVIGENSRQDDIAVNITKTKKLSNVRSSGADDKARIFPAIKFSLEEALEFIQKDEYVEVTPNFIRLRKVYLTENERKRNKIN; encoded by the coding sequence ATGACAGCTATTAAAAACATTGCAATTATTGCTCACGTTGACCACGGTAAAACAACCCTGGTTGATAAAATTATGTACCATTGCCACCTTTTCCGCGACAATGAAAATACGGGAGATCTTATTCTTGACAGTAATGATCTTGAGAGAGAACGCGGTATTACAATTACCTCTAAAAACGTATCTGTAGTTTATAAGGATACCAAGATCAATATTATTGATACCCCAGGTCACGCCGATTTTGGTGGGGAGGTTGAAAGAGTTTTGAATATGGCCGATGGGGTTTTACTTCTTGTAGATGCTTTTGAAGGACCAATGCCTCAAACACGTTTCGTACTGCAAAAAGCAATAAACCTTGGATTAAAGCCATGTGTTGTTATTAATAAAGTAGATAAGCCTAACTGTACTCCGGAAGAGGTGCACGAAAAGGTTTTTGACCTTATGTTTGAATTGGGTGCCGAAGAATGGCAGCTGGATTTTCCAACAGTGTACGGTTCTGCTTTAAACAATTGGATGAGCGATGATCCTGCAGTACAAACTGATAGTATTGAGCCATTGCTTGATATGGTATTAAACCATGTTCCTTCTCCTGTTGTAAGTGAAGGTACGCCTCAAATGCTTATCACTTCCCTTGATTTCTCGTCCTTTACAGGAAGGATCGCTATTGGGAGATTACAACGTGGTACCCTTAAGGAGGGAATGCAGGTTGCTCTTGTAAAGCGTGATGGAACGATAAAGAAAACAAAAATTAAAGAACTTTTTACTTTTGAAGGTTTAGGCAAGAAAAAAGTAAAAGAAGTTATAGCCGGAGACATATGTGCACTGGTAGGACTTGAAGGTTTTGAGATTGGTGATACTGTTGCCGATGTTGAAAATCCTGAAGGTTTAAAAACCATTGCAATTGATGAGCCTACCATGAGTATGCTTTTCACCATTAACGATTCACCTTTCTTTGGACAGGATGGAAAGTTTGTAACCTCAAGACACATTAAAGATCGCCTTACCAAGGAATTGGAAAAAAACCTTGCATTGCGCCTTGAAGAAACCGGTAGTGCCGATAAATTCCTGGTTTTCGGACGAGGGATCATGCACCTTTCTGTTCTTATTGAAACAATGAGACGTGAAGGATACGAATTACAAATTGGACAGCCACAGGTTATCATTCGTGAAATTGACGGGGTTAAATGTGAGCCGGTAGAAGAATTGACCATTGACCTTCCTGAAAATGTTTCCGGAAAAGCAGTGGAAATGGTAACTATAAGAAAAGGTGAACTTCTTAGCATGGAAACCAAAGGTGAGCGTATGATCATCCAGTTCATGATCCCTTCCAGGGGTATTATTGGTTTGAGAAATCAATTGCTTACCGCAACCGCAGGTGAGGCCATTATGGCGCACAGGTTTAGAGAGTATCAGCCTTTAAAAGGTGGTATTCCTGAAAGACAGAATGGTTCTCTTATCTCTATGGAAAAAGGTAAAGCAATTCCATATTCAATTGATAAATTACAGGACCGCGGAAGATTTTTCGTGGAGCCGGGGGAAGATATCTATGAAGGACAGGTAATTGGAGAAAACTCCCGCCAGGATGATATCGCGGTGAACATCACCAAGACCAAGAAACTTT
- a CDS encoding DinB family protein: MELKDLLIPELQYEVVLTEKFLNRIPADKMDWRPHPRSMSIRELANHLAEIPGYIAAIMHMEVMDISGYKSPSHNSVEDIIKLLKENTNNAEKALRQPNSEYEGLWKLTREGKTLVEMPRINMLRSMAFNQLPHHRAQLGVYFRLLDIPVPATYGPSADEN, encoded by the coding sequence ATGGAATTGAAAGATCTATTGATCCCCGAACTTCAATATGAAGTGGTTTTAACCGAAAAATTCTTAAACCGGATCCCTGCCGACAAAATGGACTGGAGGCCGCATCCAAGGTCAATGAGTATTAGGGAACTTGCCAATCACCTGGCAGAAATTCCCGGTTATATAGCAGCCATAATGCATATGGAAGTAATGGATATCTCGGGTTACAAGTCACCCTCCCACAATTCTGTAGAAGATATTATTAAACTTCTCAAGGAAAATACCAATAATGCTGAAAAGGCCCTTCGCCAACCAAACAGCGAATACGAAGGTTTGTGGAAATTAACCCGGGAAGGCAAAACGTTGGTAGAAATGCCGCGTATTAATATGCTGCGGTCTATGGCCTTCAACCAGTTGCCTCATCACCGGGCACAGTTAGGCGTTTATTTCAGGTTACTGGATATACCGGTTCCCGCAACATACGGTCCTTCTGCCGATGAAAATTAA
- the kdsA gene encoding 3-deoxy-8-phosphooctulonate synthase, producing MKLDNIPNLKHIDANNFFLLAGPCAIEGEEMALRIAEKIVEITDKLQIPYVFKGSFKKANRSRIDSFTGIGDEKALKILRKVSETFHIPTITDIHEISDAAMAAEYVDILQIPAFLVRQTDLVVAAANTGKVVNLKKGQFMSPESMKHAVTKVKDCKNEQVMITDRGTMFGYQDMIVDFRGIPTMREYAPVVLDVTHSLQQPNQTSGVTGGRPDMIETIARAGVVNNVDGLFIETHFDPANAKSDGANMLDIQYLEKLLSHLVAIRKTINNF from the coding sequence ATGAAACTTGATAACATTCCAAATTTAAAACATATTGATGCCAATAATTTCTTCCTTCTTGCTGGGCCCTGTGCCATTGAAGGGGAAGAAATGGCATTGAGGATAGCTGAAAAAATTGTTGAGATTACAGATAAACTTCAAATTCCCTATGTGTTTAAGGGTTCTTTCAAAAAAGCCAACCGCAGCAGGATAGATAGTTTCACAGGAATTGGGGATGAAAAAGCACTCAAAATCCTTAGGAAGGTCTCTGAAACATTCCATATCCCAACCATTACAGATATTCACGAAATAAGCGATGCGGCGATGGCAGCCGAATATGTTGATATTCTACAGATTCCGGCCTTTTTGGTGCGGCAGACAGACCTGGTAGTAGCGGCAGCCAACACCGGGAAAGTGGTTAACCTTAAGAAAGGACAGTTTATGAGCCCCGAGAGCATGAAACATGCGGTTACCAAGGTTAAAGATTGCAAAAATGAACAGGTAATGATCACAGACAGGGGCACCATGTTTGGTTATCAGGATATGATCGTAGATTTTCGCGGAATTCCCACCATGCGGGAATATGCCCCGGTAGTGCTGGATGTCACCCATTCCCTGCAACAACCCAATCAAACCAGTGGGGTGACCGGCGGCAGGCCAGATATGATCGAGACAATTGCCCGCGCAGGCGTTGTGAATAATGTAGATGGTTTATTCATTGAAACCCATTTTGATCCTGCCAATGCAAAGAGTGACGGGGCAAATATGCTGGATATCCAATATCTCGAAAAACTGCTGAGTCATCTGGTAGCCATCAGAAAAACCATCAATAATTTTTAA
- a CDS encoding mechanosensitive ion channel — MENEFEYFGNRVINFLPDLLAALLILLIGWLIARGIKALIVKLLRRTHWDEKVFGKTTEGDTNVFLANIVYYLLMIIVILVVLEVLGINEALAPLGNMLNEFLLFIPNLIGAILIGFIGYLLAKFVSNLVHIGGSVLDKFVDRTGFKDTDKLVRILRKVVFIVIFIPFLIQAFNALQMDAISQPANDILYAFTEMIGQILVAAIILIVFIWGGKYLANFLEDLFRSLGLDNAAEKIQIHNMIGANQSLSKIFANLIYFFLVFFGIITAVDILGLDRLSIILNEILEVTGQIIFGLIILAIGNYISLLIYNTMTRSSNNTFIAGIVRWASLALFIAIALRTMGIANEIVELAFGLILGAIAVAVALSYGLGGRDAAGEHFRDIIKKVRAEAAEIPAEKTPDLSRNRPTPNRGDQFRTGEQGSFDRPSGRPDEPTSRTDRPFSGNPDPDYPADVKGTENRPHRPEDPNQGGITRDPQNPEKPYRRSDDDDTSGFDPNDPRRRDDPNEPLL, encoded by the coding sequence ATGGAAAATGAATTTGAATATTTCGGCAATCGGGTAATAAATTTCCTCCCCGATCTTCTTGCCGCGTTGTTGATCCTTTTAATTGGATGGCTTATTGCCAGGGGTATTAAAGCCCTAATTGTAAAATTACTGAGGAGGACCCACTGGGATGAAAAAGTATTTGGTAAAACCACTGAAGGGGATACCAATGTTTTCCTGGCCAATATTGTGTATTATTTGTTAATGATAATTGTAATACTGGTTGTGCTTGAAGTTCTTGGAATTAATGAAGCCCTTGCACCACTGGGGAATATGCTTAATGAATTCCTGCTCTTTATTCCTAATCTTATAGGTGCGATCCTTATAGGTTTTATAGGATATTTACTGGCAAAATTTGTTTCCAACCTTGTCCATATTGGCGGGAGTGTACTGGACAAGTTCGTTGACCGTACAGGCTTTAAGGATACAGATAAACTAGTACGTATCTTAAGAAAAGTGGTATTTATTGTAATCTTTATACCCTTTCTAATACAGGCTTTTAATGCCCTGCAAATGGATGCGATCTCCCAACCGGCAAATGATATTCTTTACGCATTTACCGAAATGATTGGACAGATCCTTGTTGCAGCCATTATTCTAATAGTATTTATTTGGGGTGGAAAATATCTTGCCAATTTCCTTGAAGATCTTTTCAGGAGCCTGGGTCTGGATAATGCAGCCGAAAAAATTCAGATACATAATATGATAGGGGCCAATCAATCCCTATCTAAGATCTTTGCCAATCTAATTTATTTCTTCCTGGTATTCTTTGGTATTATTACCGCAGTAGATATCCTGGGATTAGACAGGCTAAGCATCATTTTAAATGAGATCCTGGAAGTAACAGGACAAATTATCTTTGGTTTGATCATTCTCGCCATTGGTAATTATATCTCTCTGCTTATTTACAACACAATGACCCGTTCCAGCAACAACACTTTTATTGCAGGAATAGTGAGATGGGCTTCCCTGGCCTTGTTCATTGCCATAGCACTTCGTACTATGGGAATTGCAAATGAGATAGTAGAACTTGCCTTTGGGCTTATTCTTGGTGCCATTGCTGTGGCAGTTGCGCTTAGTTATGGTCTTGGAGGCCGCGATGCTGCGGGTGAACATTTCAGGGATATTATAAAAAAGGTTCGTGCGGAGGCAGCAGAAATTCCTGCTGAAAAAACTCCTGATCTTTCAAGGAACCGCCCTACCCCAAACAGGGGAGATCAATTCAGGACCGGGGAACAGGGAAGTTTCGATCGCCCTTCCGGCAGGCCTGATGAACCAACCAGCAGAACAGACCGACCTTTTAGCGGGAACCCTGATCCAGATTATCCGGCAGATGTGAAAGGAACCGAAAACCGACCACATCGCCCTGAAGATCCCAACCAGGGTGGAATTACGCGCGATCCTCAAAATCCTGAAAAGCCTTACAGAAGGTCAGATGATGATGACACATCCGGTTTTGATCCCAATGACCCGCGTAGAAGAGATGATCCAAATGAGCCGCTTTTATAA